A stretch of the SAR202 cluster bacterium genome encodes the following:
- a CDS encoding ATP-dependent Clp protease ATP-binding subunit: MSSRFEKFSERARKVLTYAQEEAQRFNHNYIGTEHILLGLVREHEGVVARVLTDLGIDLNKVRAAVEFIIGRGEKPVSGEIGLTPRAKKVIELAVDEARRMNHSYIGTEHLLVGLLREGEGVASGVLESLGVTLDKVRAETQKVLSQSAPSAPGQGSRSATRTPTLDQLGIDLTAAAKSSKLDPVVGREKELERVIQIISRRTKNNPVLIGEPGVGKTAIVEALAQRIITGQVPETLQGKRLLTLDMGALVAGTKYRGEFEERLKKVIEEIRNSGNCILFIDEMHTIVGAGAAEGAVDAANILKPSLARGELQTIGATTLDDYRKHVERDPALERRFQPVMVEEPTVEETVSILKGIRVRYEEHHKVTITDKALHSAATLAARFIPDRFLPDKAIDVMDEAASRVRLRSSATPLSVYETMRVLESVRKEKDDAIGGQQYEYAAELRDRELRLAEKLEGQKEQWQDTQVKEKPVVQDEDVAHVVSLWTGIPVTKLALEETQRLLHMEQELHKRIIGQDEAIVTISKAVRRARAGLKDPRRPVGVFLFLGPTGVGKTELVRALAEFMFGSEEAMIRLDMSEFMERHTVARLIGAPPGYIGYEEGGQLTEAVRRKSYCAILLDEIEKAHPEVFNILLQIFDDGHLADAKGRRVDFRNAIIVMTSNLGSDLIRRETAMGFSIKAEEAKTGEQAYKRMKDKVLEEVKRFFRPEFLNRIDATVVFHTLARDHILQIVDLLLKQVEKQLSEKQIKLEVTQAAKEHLGAKGYDPNFGARPLRRLIQNVVEDKLSEELLAGRIHGGDTAVVDLEGEDIVIKASVPAVAST, encoded by the coding sequence ATGTCAAGCAGATTTGAAAAGTTCTCGGAAAGAGCAAGAAAAGTCCTGACATACGCTCAGGAAGAGGCTCAGCGGTTTAATCATAACTATATCGGCACTGAACACATTCTCCTCGGCCTCGTCAGGGAGCATGAGGGTGTGGTGGCCAGGGTCCTCACCGACCTTGGCATCGATTTGAATAAGGTCCGCGCCGCTGTCGAATTTATTATCGGCCGCGGCGAAAAGCCCGTCAGCGGTGAAATTGGTTTGACTCCTCGCGCTAAGAAGGTTATCGAGCTGGCGGTGGACGAAGCCCGCCGCATGAACCACTCCTATATCGGCACCGAGCATCTTCTGGTAGGACTCCTTCGCGAGGGCGAGGGAGTGGCCTCCGGCGTTCTGGAAAGCCTGGGCGTCACCTTAGATAAGGTGCGCGCCGAGACCCAGAAGGTCCTCAGCCAGAGCGCGCCCTCGGCCCCCGGTCAGGGCTCCCGCAGCGCCACCCGCACTCCCACCCTTGACCAGCTAGGCATAGACCTCACCGCCGCCGCCAAGTCCAGCAAGCTGGATCCTGTGGTAGGCCGCGAGAAAGAGCTCGAGCGCGTTATCCAGATCATCAGCCGCCGCACCAAGAACAACCCCGTCCTCATAGGCGAGCCGGGCGTCGGCAAGACCGCCATCGTCGAAGCCCTGGCCCAGCGCATTATCACCGGCCAAGTCCCCGAAACACTTCAGGGCAAGCGGCTGCTGACCCTGGACATGGGCGCCCTGGTCGCCGGCACTAAGTATCGCGGCGAGTTCGAAGAGCGCCTCAAGAAGGTCATTGAAGAGATACGCAACTCCGGCAACTGCATACTGTTCATCGATGAGATGCACACCATTGTCGGCGCTGGCGCAGCTGAAGGCGCTGTCGACGCCGCCAACATCCTCAAGCCCTCCCTCGCGCGCGGCGAGCTTCAGACCATCGGCGCCACCACCCTGGACGACTACCGCAAGCACGTGGAGCGGGACCCCGCCCTGGAGCGTCGCTTCCAGCCTGTCATGGTGGAAGAGCCTACTGTGGAAGAAACGGTCAGCATCCTCAAAGGCATACGCGTCCGCTACGAAGAGCATCACAAGGTCACCATAACGGACAAGGCCCTTCACTCTGCCGCTACTCTGGCGGCCCGGTTTATCCCAGACCGTTTCCTCCCCGATAAGGCCATTGACGTGATGGACGAGGCCGCCTCACGAGTGCGCCTGCGCTCCAGCGCTACGCCCCTGTCTGTCTACGAGACCATGCGCGTCCTTGAAAGCGTCCGAAAGGAAAAGGACGACGCCATCGGCGGCCAGCAGTACGAGTACGCCGCCGAGCTTCGCGACCGCGAGCTTCGCCTGGCTGAAAAGCTGGAAGGCCAGAAGGAGCAGTGGCAGGACACCCAAGTTAAAGAGAAGCCCGTGGTCCAGGATGAAGACGTGGCCCACGTTGTAAGCCTCTGGACCGGCATCCCCGTCACCAAGCTCGCCCTGGAAGAGACTCAGCGCCTCCTCCACATGGAACAAGAGCTGCACAAGCGCATCATTGGCCAGGACGAGGCTATTGTCACTATATCCAAGGCTGTGCGCCGCGCCCGCGCCGGCCTCAAGGACCCCAGGCGGCCCGTGGGCGTATTCCTCTTCCTCGGCCCCACCGGCGTCGGCAAGACCGAGCTTGTGCGCGCCCTGGCCGAGTTCATGTTCGGCTCGGAAGAGGCCATGATTCGCCTGGACATGTCCGAGTTTATGGAGCGTCATACCGTCGCCCGGCTCATCGGCGCGCCCCCTGGCTACATCGGCTATGAAGAGGGCGGCCAGCTCACCGAGGCCGTTCGCCGCAAGTCCTACTGCGCCATACTCCTGGACGAGATCGAGAAGGCTCACCCCGAGGTCTTCAACATCCTCCTCCAGATCTTTGACGATGGTCATCTGGCAGACGCTAAGGGTCGCCGCGTAGACTTCCGCAACGCCATTATTGTGATGACCAGCAACCTGGGCTCCGACCTTATCCGTCGCGAGACCGCTATGGGCTTCTCCATCAAGGCGGAAGAGGCCAAGACTGGTGAGCAGGCTTACAAGCGAATGAAGGACAAGGTGCTGGAAGAGGTCAAGCGCTTCTTCCGGCCGGAGTTCCTTAACCGCATTGACGCCACCGTGGTCTTCCACACCCTGGCCAGGGACCACATCCTCCAGATTGTGGACCTCCTGCTCAAGCAGGTAGAGAAGCAGCTTTCCGAGAAGCAGATCAAGCTGGAAGTCACCCAGGCCGCCAAGGAACATCTGGGCGCGAAGGGCTACGATCCCAACTTTGGCGCCAGACCCCTGCGCCGCCTTATACAAAACGTTGTTGAGGATAAGCTGTCTGAGGAGCTTCTGGCCGGACGCATCCACGGCGGCGATACCGCCGTAGTTGACCTTGAAGGCGAGGATATCGTCATCAAGGCCAGCGTACCTGCCGTAGCTTCCACCTAA
- a CDS encoding molybdenum cofactor biosynthesis protein MoaE, protein MIVLTTDALDPVPITASVRRDSNGAVVTFLGATRRTSEGKTVLYLEYEAYEPMARKKLEEVRLEVMAEFRLQDIAIAHRFGRLEIEDLSLVVVVASPHRKEAFQACARIVDRIKESVPIWKKEVFSDGQVWVGCQTHNHSISNLSGAHASHGDKRGAANLGVR, encoded by the coding sequence ATGATTGTCCTCACCACTGATGCCCTAGACCCCGTCCCTATCACAGCATCCGTCCGCCGCGACTCCAACGGCGCAGTAGTCACTTTCCTCGGCGCCACCCGCAGGACATCCGAGGGTAAGACGGTCCTGTATCTCGAATACGAAGCCTATGAGCCTATGGCCCGCAAGAAGCTGGAAGAGGTCCGGCTAGAGGTCATGGCCGAGTTTAGGCTACAGGACATCGCCATCGCCCATCGGTTCGGCAGGCTGGAAATCGAAGACCTCAGCCTGGTGGTAGTCGTGGCGTCGCCCCATCGAAAAGAGGCCTTCCAGGCCTGCGCCCGCATTGTGGACAGGATAAAAGAGTCCGTCCCTATCTGGAAAAAAGAGGTCTTTTCAGACGGCCAGGTCTGGGTAGGGTGCCAGACCCACAACCACTCCATATCCAACCTTTCCGGCGCCCATGCCTCCCACGGGGATAAACGTGGCGCCGCAAACCTTGGCGTAAGGTAG
- a CDS encoding MFS transporter translates to MSRPFFYGWVVVAALFMVNFATMATGTLNFGLFVKPMGDSLEMSRGFIGWSQTTRMLSSGLSSVIIGRMIDRHGPKLLIIISSVVTGISMIAMFYINAPWQFLVLFGVMGLSGLSSPGALLTSTPVAKWFVKKRGRALALTTMGIGMGGIAFMPITQILIDAVGWRGGWVLLAIIGVGITVPLAAFFIRRQPEDMGLRPDGDPPDSERPVGAVASASRQDEYPWTVREATRTRAFWLLIAFFSIFGIAQGLGSVHRLPYWEDKGFDATIVSLAFSADAAGAALMAFGAGLLVDRFQVRYVAFCSCIGFIVAVILMIMAYNTFFLFASTTIFGLAVGANMIVTAYVWAAYFGRAFLGTIRGIVMPAVLISQGIGAPLAGYIYGANNDSYILVWWMLIGLFGMAGLLILNIKAPPRPVESTTVQPQPATP, encoded by the coding sequence ATGAGTAGGCCTTTCTTCTATGGCTGGGTGGTGGTGGCTGCCCTTTTCATGGTGAACTTCGCCACCATGGCCACTGGCACCCTTAACTTTGGCCTCTTCGTCAAGCCCATGGGTGACTCCCTGGAGATGTCACGCGGCTTCATCGGCTGGTCCCAGACCACCCGCATGCTCTCCAGCGGCCTGTCCAGCGTCATCATAGGTAGGATGATAGACCGTCACGGCCCCAAGCTCCTCATCATCATTTCCTCTGTTGTCACCGGCATCAGCATGATAGCTATGTTCTACATCAACGCGCCGTGGCAGTTCCTGGTCCTTTTCGGTGTTATGGGACTCTCCGGGCTGTCATCCCCGGGGGCCCTCCTAACCTCCACACCGGTAGCCAAGTGGTTCGTAAAGAAAAGGGGCCGGGCGCTGGCGCTGACCACTATGGGTATAGGTATGGGGGGCATCGCCTTCATGCCCATCACCCAGATTCTCATCGACGCCGTGGGATGGCGCGGCGGCTGGGTGCTCCTCGCCATCATAGGTGTAGGCATTACAGTCCCCCTGGCGGCCTTCTTTATTCGCCGCCAGCCGGAGGACATGGGCCTCCGTCCTGACGGTGACCCACCGGACTCCGAACGCCCCGTCGGCGCCGTCGCTTCCGCCAGCCGTCAGGACGAGTATCCCTGGACCGTCCGCGAGGCCACACGCACTCGCGCCTTCTGGCTCCTTATCGCCTTCTTCTCCATTTTCGGCATCGCCCAGGGACTGGGCAGCGTCCACCGGCTTCCCTATTGGGAGGACAAAGGCTTCGACGCCACTATTGTTTCCCTGGCCTTCTCCGCCGACGCCGCCGGCGCCGCCCTCATGGCCTTCGGCGCCGGGCTGCTGGTGGACCGGTTTCAGGTCCGTTATGTAGCCTTCTGCTCCTGCATAGGGTTTATCGTGGCTGTAATACTGATGATTATGGCCTACAACACCTTCTTCCTATTCGCCTCCACCACCATCTTCGGACTGGCCGTGGGGGCCAACATGATCGTCACCGCCTACGTCTGGGCCGCATACTTCGGCCGCGCCTTCCTGGGCACCATTCGAGGCATCGTTATGCCAGCTGTCCTCATAAGCCAGGGTATCGGCGCGCCCCTGGCGGGATACATCTACGGCGCCAACAACGACAGCTACATCCTGGTCTGGTGGATGCTTATTGGCCTATTCGGCATGGCCGGACTCCTGATACTTAACATCAAGGCGCCGCCCAGGCCTGTGGAGAGCACCACCGTGCAGCCCCAGCCCGCCACGCCGTGA